The Herminiimonas arsenitoxidans sequence GGGCCATCAGCTCAGAAAATGGTTTGTTTCACGAAAGTGAAAGTGAGAATTAGGTTAAGAAAACTGCTTTGGTGATTCGATAAGGATTGCGAAAGCAGAAGGCGGAACGGCACTACGACCGATTCATAAAATGACTGCCTTAAAAACAACATTCTGCGCGTGTCTTTGCAGCAGTATGCGAACACATAAATTTATCAATCGTTGTCTGTTTTGTAAAAAATACAAACAGTGGCGAACATGAGGAAGAAAAATGAAGGCATTTTTTAATTCAGGAGTATCCAAATGAGCGGCGGACCAGCATTAGCATTAGACAAACCAGTCTCCAACAAGCGTTGGTGGCAGTTGGTCGTCGGCGTCGTATGTATGATCGCAACTGCGAACATTCAGTACGCATGGACATTGTTCGTTCCAGAAATTCAACAAGAATTCGGCTGGAAACGTGCAGAGATTCAAATCACATTTACCATTTTCGTTCTGGTACAAACCTGGCTCGCACCAATTGAAGGTTACTTCATCGACAAATTAGGCCCACGCCTGATGGTCGCATTCGGTGCATTGTTCATCGGTTTTGCTTGGTACTTGAACTCGCAAGCTACCTCCCTGACCGGCTTCTACGTCGGCGCAGTGTTCGGTGGTATCGGCGTCGGTTCGATCTACGCAACCTGTATCAACAACGCGTTGAAATGGTTCCCGGACCGTCGTGGTCTGGCAGTTGGCTTGACCGCTGGTGGTTACGGTGCTGGTTCTGCAGCAACGATTCTGCCTATCGCAGCAATGATCGAATCGTCGGGTTTCCAAGAAACCTTCCTGTTCTTCGGTATCTTGCAAGGCGGCCTGGCATTTATCGCTGCATGGTTCCTGCGTTCGCCAGCTAAAGGTGAAGTCAGCGCATCGAGCAAATTGGCACAAGCAACTCGCGATTACACGTTGAAAGAAGCACTGAACACCAAACTGTTCTGGCTCATGTTCTTCATGTTCATCTGCGTAGTTACTGGCGGCATGATGGCTGTTGCTCAGCTCGGCGTTATCGCAAGTGATCTGGGTGTTAAAGAGTTCGAAGTCGATTTGCACTTCTTTGTCATGGCAGCATTGCCACTGGCACTGATGCTCGACCGCATCATGAACGGTATCTCCCGTCCATTGTTTGGCTGGATCTCAGACAACATCGGCCGTGAAAAAACCATGGTTATCGCGTTCACACTGGAAGGCTTCGGCATTATTGCTCTGGGCTACTTCGGTCACAACCCATGGGCGTTCTTGATCTTGTCCGGCGTCGTGTTCCTGGCATGGGGCGAAGTTTACTCCCTGTTCTCGGCTCTGGCTGGCGATGCATTCGGCACCAAGCACATCGGTAAGATCTACGGCGTGTTGTACACCGCTAAAGGTATCGGCGCTCTGTTCGTTCCAGTCGGTAACTTGATGATGGAAGCAACAGGCACATGGTCTACCGTTCTGTACACGGTTGCATGTATGGATATCACGGCAGCGATTCTCGCTATCGTGGCACTCCGACCAACACTGGCGAAACACGTTGCGCACTCGAAAGACTTGTTGGCGAAGGAGAACGCGGCAGCAGCTAGCGGCGGCGCTCCCTCACCAGCGCATGCGTAACTAGGTTTTTTCCCTAGTAGTAACAGACTCAACTTTCAAGGCTCCTTCGGGAGCCTATTTTTTTTCTAGCAAGAATGAAAGCCGTAACATGAAAGAGGAACAGCAGCCTGCTGTGATCAATGCCCTGCTTGAAGGTGCCGCTCGCGACAGGAAGGCGATGAGCGATGCCATTGTTGCGCTGAATCAGCGGATCGAAGAATTAAACGGCAACGCAAAACGCGCATTGACCAAAGAGCAAGAAGTCACCAAGGGCTACATGCGCTGGCTGCTTATCCCGGCAGTCGCCATGGCGATAGGGCTATGGTTATACGTGCCCAGCCCATTCTCGATACAAGATATGCGGGAAGAAAAAGCAAAGCTGACCAAAGATATCGCCAAACTTAGGCAGAGCGGTGCCAACGCCGACGTAATTACTTGTGAAGTGGAGCAGGAAATACGCTTCTGCGCCAAGATAGACAAGAGCGTGCGTGGTGATTGGGATGGCTATCAAGTCATCCAGAATAAATAAGTCAGTAATACAATGCGCATCAACTCAAGGGTTTGCGTTGCAGGATGTTCTCTTTATAGAAGGCGATAAAAGCCTCCGCCGGCAATGCTTTGGCAAACAACCATCCCTGACCAAAATCAACCTCGCGCGCCAGTAGATAGTCTGCTTGCGCTTGCGTCTCTATACCTTCCGCCACAATTTGCAGCTTCAGTGTCTTGGCCATATCGATGATGTGCGAGGTCACGCTGCTGGTCGCAGAATTGGTATCTATCGTATCGACAAACGATTTATCAATCTTCAAGGCATCCAGTGGGAAGCCCTGTAAATAAGACAGGCTGGAATAACCGGTGCCAAAGTCGTCTATCGCCACCGCGTGTCCCATCTTGCGCGCCTGATCGATAGTCGCACGGGCCGCATCAATATCCATAAAGCCGCGCTCGGTTGCTTCCAGCCAGATTTGCTGCGTTTGGATGTCGGTCTTGGATAGCGCATGTTGCATCACATCCAGAACGCGCCCGGTTCTAATATCCTGCGCGCTGATATTAATAGCGATGTGCAAATCGCGATCTGCCACCAATACTGCTTGCATGTCGTGGATCACGTCATCGATGACCTGGTCTGTAATCGGCAAAATCACGCCACTTTCTTCCGCCAATGGAATGAATAAGTCCGGCCGCGTCATCTGGCCATCCGGCCGTTGCCAGCGCACCAGCGCTTCCGCACCTATGCAAAGACCAGTCTTGAGTTCCATGATCGGTTGGTAATGCACGATGAACTCGCGTTTCTCCACCGCGATCTTCAATTCACCCAGTGGCGACAAACGCCTGCGTGAAAACCAGACCACCAAGCCAACGATAAAGGCCGCCATTAAAACGCCCAGCGGCAGCAACACCTTGATCTCGTTCTGCAAGCTTTCGGCGATATTGCCGTCAGGCTCGATCACAACCGCCATCAGATCGGCGTCGGGCAATACGGTAGAGAAGTAATCGTTGTTCTGCTTCTTCGTTTGCAGCAGGGCGTGGACTTGCGCGGGATCGGGATCGTGCAGCGTGCCTAATATTTTTCCATCTGCCGTTGTGATCGCCAGCTGTATCTCGGGATCGAGAATGATGTCGGCAAAACGCACAGGATCGATCAGCACCTTATACGCTTTGTACGACAGCCCAACCATGCCCTTGCCACCGTTGATCGCGGGGATCACGTTCAGGCTAACCTCGATACCATCTTGGGTAGTGAAGTCGGCAGCAGTCTGCGGCACGATGTTCTTTACGATTCCGCCAGAAGTGCACTTCAAAAAGCCATTCTCGAAATAGCCCAGGTCTTCAATGCTGCGGGTATTGACGGCGATGATGCGCATTTGCCGTATGTGTTCTTCCGAGCAGGGCGCGGCAGTCAGATAGTCGGCCGCATGCAAAGCCTGGCTGGCATCACTAAAGGAAATGCGGGCGCGCTCAAGTCCGCGTTGTGCAAAGGAGAGCAGGCGTTCCTGTTCAAGATCGGAGGCGCGCACCCAGGATAGATAAAGTGTTGCAGAGATAGGGAGCAGAACGCCGATCACCGCCAGCAGCGTCGCAATGACTATGACCTTTGCACGATTCAATGCGTCTCCTTGTTCGATCTGATGGATGCGTCAAGTGATTGTCGGTACTGATCATACGTCTTCCTTATTGCCGGAATGACGTGTTGGATAGAAAACATTACGCCGGTTTTCGTGGTTTAGGCTGATTTTATTACGGCGTCCGGTATTTTATTTTTCAGCCTATTCATTTTTGTCTGTAGTCCGGCGTCGTTCTTTTGGTCTCTTGCTTGACGAGTCACCTAAAGAAAAACACATTCGCGCCATCCATGGGCAAGCAAGAGTTTGTATTGAAGGCTGGGCTTATTGGTTAAAATGGATTCATACCAACACGGGAGATGACTGCATGTCGCATGTACCGCTTGGCCTGATTTCCATCGTCATCCTCCTCTTGCATGCGGCCGGCATACTCGCTGCCGCACATGCCTTGATGCATACGCGTACGCCGCAGGGCGCAGTCGCCTGGGTCTTTGGCTTGATACTGCTGCCGTACTTCACCTTGCTGCCTTATCTCTTCCTCGGCAGTAAACATTTCTCCGGCTACGCCGAACTGCATCAATCAAGACAGGCGCGCAAGCGCACCTTGACCGATGCGAACTGTCAGGCATTGAGCAGACAGCATCCGCCGCATCCGGATGCACAACGTTACGCTGCGATTAGCGCCATGCTCGGCGTCCCTTTCCTGAGCGGTCATCACTTGCGTTTGTTGATCAACGGCGCGACTACCTTTGACGCGATCTTTGCTGCCATCGCTGCGGCAGAACACTATGTGTTGGTGCAATTCTTTGTCATACACGACGATGAGCTGGGTCGCCGATTGCAGGCTGCGCTGCTTGAACGTGCCGCGGCAGGTGCGCGCGTTTATCTGTTGTACGACGGTGTTGGCAGTCACGCGCTGCCCAACAGCTACGCCGCCATCTTGCGTGCCGGTGGCGTGCAAGTACATCCATTCGCAACACGACGCTGGAAGAATCGTTTGCAACTCAACTTCCGCAATCATCGCAAGGTCGTCGTCGTCGATGGTTGGCGCGGCTTTGTTGGCGGCTTGAACGTCGGCGATGAATATCTCGGCAAGAAGCCGCCGCTGTCACCATGGCGCGATACGCACATGGAGTTGCAAGGCCCGGCAGTCGCCGATCTGCAAATGGCGTTTGATGAGAACTGGCACTGGATCACTGGCGAACAACTGCAGCTGTTGGCACCACGCGTCACCGATGGCCCGGCTACCAGCCTGATTGCTGCGACCGGCCCGGCCGATGAGCAAGAGACTTGTTCACTGTTCTTCGTGCAACTGATACACGCCGCTCGTGAGCGCATCTGGCTGAGCACACCTTATCTAGTGCCGGACTCCGCCTTGAACGCCGCATTGCAACTGGCCGTGTTCCGTGGTGTCGATGTTCGCATCCTGATTCCATCGCGTCCCGATCACCGTACTGTGTATATGGCGTCCACCTTGTACGCCCATGAATCGGTGCGCGCCGGGATACGCGTATTCCGCTATCAGCCCGGCTTTGTCCATCAAAAGGTCATGCTGATCGATGATGACACTGCCGTAGTCGGCAGCATGAATCTGGATAATCGTTCACTGCGCCTCAACTTCGAGATCAGCGCGCTTAACGTCGATGAGGCTTTTGCGGGAGAGGTGGAGGCGATGCTGCGCAAGGATTTTGAGCAAGCTGTCGAGATCGGCGGCAATGACTACGCGCACTTGCCTTATCTATATAGAGTGGCCATACACGTGGCGCGCTTGTTCAGTCCGGTGTTGTAGCTGGGCGATTTGATCGAACGGCCGCCATGTTTCGGCGGCACGTTACGATCATTCATATTGCTGTATCTACGCCGTGACTTACATCAACTTGATGACACCACAGCCCAGGCGTTTGCCTGAGTTGCCAGTTGGCTGTGTTTTGTAATCGTCAGGATCAGCGTGCACGATCAGACCTTTGCCAATAATGCTGGACGCGGCATCATTGCTGATTGCGCTGGCCGGGATGCTAAGTTGCAGTTGAGCATTGCCGCTGGCATCGGCTGTAATGTTGCCCAGATCGCCGACATGATGCGCGCCATGCATAGGATCGCCATGCGGCTTGCCCGTCGGGTTGAAGTGACCGCCGGCGCTCATCCCATCGGGCGCGCTGCAATCCCCTTTTTCATGAATATGGAAGCCGTGCGGGCCAGGCGGCAAGCCGGTCAGCCGCGCATCCACCAATAACTGATCGCCTTTTTTGATAAAGGACACAGTGCCTTGCGCCTTGTTGCCCTGCGTGGGAGCCATGTTGGCGACAGCGATAGGGTCTGAACCTGACATTGATGCACAACCGGCAACGACGACGATGCTCAATAGTGCGAGAGACAGTTTTTGCATGACGAACTCCTGTGTGAGTTGGCAAGGATGGCATCCGTCGTGATAACGATTGCCGAAGTTTCTTTATACAGGGTTTGATGGCTTTTTTTTGTTGCTTATCGAACATTTGTAATTCACGCAGTTCCTTTTGCGTTAAGTCGAGACTATATATTCTGTCGCATCTATATATGGCGTATGTTGTTGCTGGCATGGACACTTATGGTTTTTTGTTGAAAATTTAGTAATCAAGATAAGTTGATAGGTGGTGCTATCTATACTTTGTCACCATTTAAGATAGGCCTGAGGGATAATTTCTTTCCGTTAGAAAAATCGGCATAATACATTGCCTCTTAAGCAACTAAAAGTAACAACAGAAAGATTCAATGTTCGAGCAAGCTTTCAAAAATATCGACGATATCCTGCATAAAGATGCAGGTTGTACCAGCGAGCTGGACTACACCGAGCAAAGCTCGTGGTTGTTGTTCCTCAAATATCTGGAAGCGCTGGAAACCGAGAAGTCGCAGATCGCCGAGCTTGATGACAAAAAGTACAAATACATTCTCGAGGAACCGTATCGCTGGCAAGTCTGGGCTGCGCCGCGCACGGCAGATGGCAAGCTCGATCACAACAACGCAATCACCGGCCCCGATCTGCTGGACTTCGTCAACAGCAAGCTCTTCCCGTATTTGCAAGGCTTCAAGCAAAAAGCCACCGGCCCCGATACCATCGAATACAAGATCGGTGAAATTTTCAGCGAGATTAAAAACCGTATTCAAAGCGGCTATAACCTGCGTGAAGTGATCGAACATGTGGAAGAACTCAAGTTCCGTTCACAAACCGAGAAGCACGAACTCTCGCACCTGTACGAAGCCAAAATCAAGAATATGGGCAACGCCGGGCGCAATGGTGGCGAGTACTACACACCGCGTCCGTTGATCCGCGCGATGATCACGGTGGTAGATCCGCGCATAGGCGAGACGGTCTACGACGGAGCAGTGGGGTCGGCTGGCTTCTTGTGTGAAGCCTTCGATTACATGAGCATGCAGACGAAAAAGGCCGCAGACCTCAAGACGCTGCAGGAAAAGACTTTCTACGGCAAGGAAAAGAAAAGCCTCGCCTACGTCATCGCGATCATGAATATGATCCTGCACGGCATCGAAGCGCCCAATATCATCCATACCAACACGCTGGGCGAGAACATCAACGACATCCAGCCCAAGGATCAGAAGGACGTGGTGCTGGCCAATCCTCCATTCGGTGGCAAGGAGCGCAAGGAAGTACAGCAGAACTTTGCTATCAAGACCGGCGAAACCGCCTTTCTGTTCCTGCAGCACTTCATCCGCATGCTTAAGCCTGGCGGACGTGGCGCGATCGTCATCAAGAATACTTTTCTATCGAACAGTGATAACGCTAGCGTCAGCCTGCGCAAGTTGCTGCTGGAGAGTTGTAATCTGCATACCGTGCTTGATATGCCGAGCGGTACCTTTCAGGGTGCAGGTGTTAAAACCGTAGTGCTGTTCTTTGAGAAAGGCGCGCCTACGCGCAAGGTCTGGTACTACCAATTCGACGCTGGTCGCAACATGGGCAAGACGAATCCGTTGAATGACGATGATCTGCAAGAGTTTGTCGCTTTGCAAAAAACTTTTGCTAATTCAGCCAAGAGTTGGAGCGTGGATGTTGCAATGATCAATGCAACTAACTTTGATTTGTCGGTAAAAAATCCTGATGGCGGTGAAGCGATAGTGCAGCGTAGTCCGCAAGAGATCATGGATGAGATTGCAGTGCTGGATGCGGAGAGTGCGGACGTGCTGGCGAAGATACGGGAGTTGCTGTGAAAACGGGATGGAAGGCACAATTACTCGGCAGTCTCTTTCAGATTGGTTCAAGCAAACGTGTGTTGAAGTCGCAATGGACGACAGAAGGAGTGCCCTTTTACCGTGGACGAGAAGTCACGCGGATGTCTATTGATGGATTCGTAGACAATGAACTCTTTATTGCTGAAGATCATTATGCCGAACTCGCACGCCAGTATGGCATACCTCAGGATGGTGACATTATCATCACCGCTATCGGGACAATTGGTAATTCGTACATTGTTCAGACAGGAGATCGTTTCTATTTCAAAGATGCGAGCGTTCTTTGGATGAAAAAGACTTGCGATGTTAGTAGTCAGTTCATTAATTACTGGTTGAAGTCACCAGTGTTTTACGACCAACTTGATCGCGGAAACGGAGCGACTGTAGATACGCTGACGATTCAAAAACTTCAAAATGTTCAGGTGCTCACTCCGCCGCTCGCAGAACAACAACGCATCGTCACCACCCTCGACGAAGCCTTTGAATCCATCGCGACCGCTCGTGTCAACGCTGAGCAAAACCTGCAAAACGCCCGAGCTCTTTTTGAAAGTTATTTGCAATCAATTTTCACGCATCGCGGTGAAGGATGGGAGGATGCAAAGATCGGTCAACACATTCGGTTTATTGACTACCGTGGCAAGACGCCGACGAAAATGAACCAAGGTCTTCGTCTCATTACGGCAAAAAACGTAAAGATGGGGTATGTCCAGCAAGAACCAATGGAATTTGTTGCCCCCGAGTCTTACGCCCCATGGATGACGCGCGGCATTCCACGTCGAGGCGATATTCTATTCACTACAGAAGCTCCTTTAGCAAACGTGGCCCAATTAGATACCGATGAAAAAGTCGTTTTCGCGCAACGAATAATTATCATGCAGCCAGACGCGTCCAAGCTTGACAGCACCTTCCTAAAGTACTTGCTTCTCTCTCAACCTATTCAGCAACGTATTCGAGCAAAAGGGACTGGTGCAACAGTCCAAGGAATCAAAGCTAGTCTTCTGAGGCTGATTGATATTTCTTTCCCCACATCTCTGCCTAGTCAGCGAAAGATTGTTGAGATGCTCGACTCCCTTAACAGAGAAACCCAACGCCTGGAATCCATCTATCAACAAAAACTCGCCGCTCTGGATGAACTCAAGAAATCCTTATTGCATCAAGCATTCTCTGGCGAGTTGACCAAGCATTTCAATACCGCAGTCGTAATTCCTTTTCCTAAAGCGAAAAACGACATGGCGCATATCGAATTGCACGCAGGCCTGCTCGCAATTGCCTATCAACGCCATCAAGAAGCTGGAAGCGCAAAGTTTTTCCATCACGTGAAATCTGAAAAAATTGTGCATATGGCGGAGGCGTATCTAGGCATTGACCTAGGTCGTACTCCAATCAAGGATGCTGCCGGCCCTAGCGATAAGCAGCATAGACTTGATGCTGAGAATTGGGCATATGAGAGTGGATTTTTCTCTTTCAAGCAAGTTGACGGCGGCGCTTACGATTTCAAAAAATTACCGAAATTTGACGCGCTTGTCGCGCAGACAAAGCAAATGTTAGGCGATCGATGCGCCGACCTTGATCGATTGCTGCAATTGATGTTGACAATGGATATGCGTACTTCTGAGTTATTAGCGACGGTCTATGCTGCCTGGAATAATTTGCTCTTGCTGCAGAAGTCGGTTGATGATGAAGGTATTGTTCTAGAGGCGAGAGAAAACTGGCATCCCGATAAAAAGAAGATTCCGCGCAGTGAATTCTTTGACATGATCGCCTGGATCAAGCAAAAAAATATAATTCCTCTAGGTAGAGGAAAATTTGTTGGCCTGAAAAACAGTCCAGGTAACCTCCTTGACGTTTTAGATAACTGATATCGAGAACGTTGCAGTACCAAGTTTTGCGTTTGGTTTCATATTTAATAATTAAAATTAAGAATTTCAAACTATGAACGAAGCCGAAACTCGCGCTGAATATATTGATCCTGCTCTAAAGGCTGCCGGTTGGGGTGTGGTCGAAGGTAGTCGGGTGCGACGCGAACACATCACGCCGGGTCGTATCGAAGGCGGTGGTAAACGCAGCAAGCCGGAGATTGCCGATTATGTACTCGAATATCGCAATCGCAAACTGGCGGTGATCGAAGCCAAGGCTTGGGGCAAACCGCATACCGAAGGCGTGGCGCAGGCCAAGACTTACGCACACAAGCTGGCGGTGCGCTTTACCTATTCCGCTAACGGGCAGGTGATCTATGGCATCGACATGGTGAGTGGCAAGGAAGGCGATGTGCTCGCTTATCCGAGTCCGGATGAACTGTGGCAAATGACCTTTGCGGTTGAGAATGCATGGCGCGACCGTTTTGCTGTTGTGCCTTTCGAGGACAAAAGCGGAACTTGGGGCGCTCGTTATTATCAGGACAACGCCATCAATGCCGTGTTGGAGGCAATCGCAGCCAAGCAGCAACGGGTTCTACTGACATTGGCAACTGGTACCGGTAAAACTTTTATCGCGTTTCAACTGGCCTGGAAATTATTTCAGAGTCGCTGGAGCTTGAAGGCGCGGGAAGTAGACGATGCGCAAGTTGAGTTGGAACCTACGGTGTATCGCCGTCCGCGCATTCTGTTTTTGGCTGACCGTAATATTCTCGCGGATCAAGCTTATAACTCGTTCTCCGCTTTTGCGGAGGATGCGCTGGTGCGCATCGATCCTGCCGATATACGCAAGAAGGG is a genomic window containing:
- a CDS encoding restriction endonuclease subunit S; amino-acid sequence: MKTGWKAQLLGSLFQIGSSKRVLKSQWTTEGVPFYRGREVTRMSIDGFVDNELFIAEDHYAELARQYGIPQDGDIIITAIGTIGNSYIVQTGDRFYFKDASVLWMKKTCDVSSQFINYWLKSPVFYDQLDRGNGATVDTLTIQKLQNVQVLTPPLAEQQRIVTTLDEAFESIATARVNAEQNLQNARALFESYLQSIFTHRGEGWEDAKIGQHIRFIDYRGKTPTKMNQGLRLITAKNVKMGYVQQEPMEFVAPESYAPWMTRGIPRRGDILFTTEAPLANVAQLDTDEKVVFAQRIIIMQPDASKLDSTFLKYLLLSQPIQQRIRAKGTGATVQGIKASLLRLIDISFPTSLPSQRKIVEMLDSLNRETQRLESIYQQKLAALDELKKSLLHQAFSGELTKHFNTAVVIPFPKAKNDMAHIELHAGLLAIAYQRHQEAGSAKFFHHVKSEKIVHMAEAYLGIDLGRTPIKDAAGPSDKQHRLDAENWAYESGFFSFKQVDGGAYDFKKLPKFDALVAQTKQMLGDRCADLDRLLQLMLTMDMRTSELLATVYAAWNNLLLLQKSVDDEGIVLEARENWHPDKKKIPRSEFFDMIAWIKQKNIIPLGRGKFVGLKNSPGNLLDVLDN
- a CDS encoding class I SAM-dependent DNA methyltransferase, giving the protein MFEQAFKNIDDILHKDAGCTSELDYTEQSSWLLFLKYLEALETEKSQIAELDDKKYKYILEEPYRWQVWAAPRTADGKLDHNNAITGPDLLDFVNSKLFPYLQGFKQKATGPDTIEYKIGEIFSEIKNRIQSGYNLREVIEHVEELKFRSQTEKHELSHLYEAKIKNMGNAGRNGGEYYTPRPLIRAMITVVDPRIGETVYDGAVGSAGFLCEAFDYMSMQTKKAADLKTLQEKTFYGKEKKSLAYVIAIMNMILHGIEAPNIIHTNTLGENINDIQPKDQKDVVLANPPFGGKERKEVQQNFAIKTGETAFLFLQHFIRMLKPGGRGAIVIKNTFLSNSDNASVSLRKLLLESCNLHTVLDMPSGTFQGAGVKTVVLFFEKGAPTRKVWYYQFDAGRNMGKTNPLNDDDLQEFVALQKTFANSAKSWSVDVAMINATNFDLSVKNPDGGEAIVQRSPQEIMDEIAVLDAESADVLAKIRELL
- a CDS encoding superoxide dismutase family protein translates to MQKLSLALLSIVVVAGCASMSGSDPIAVANMAPTQGNKAQGTVSFIKKGDQLLVDARLTGLPPGPHGFHIHEKGDCSAPDGMSAGGHFNPTGKPHGDPMHGAHHVGDLGNITADASGNAQLQLSIPASAISNDAASSIIGKGLIVHADPDDYKTQPTGNSGKRLGCGVIKLM
- a CDS encoding EAL domain-containing protein; translation: MNRAKVIVIATLLAVIGVLLPISATLYLSWVRASDLEQERLLSFAQRGLERARISFSDASQALHAADYLTAAPCSEEHIRQMRIIAVNTRSIEDLGYFENGFLKCTSGGIVKNIVPQTAADFTTQDGIEVSLNVIPAINGGKGMVGLSYKAYKVLIDPVRFADIILDPEIQLAITTADGKILGTLHDPDPAQVHALLQTKKQNNDYFSTVLPDADLMAVVIEPDGNIAESLQNEIKVLLPLGVLMAAFIVGLVVWFSRRRLSPLGELKIAVEKREFIVHYQPIMELKTGLCIGAEALVRWQRPDGQMTRPDLFIPLAEESGVILPITDQVIDDVIHDMQAVLVADRDLHIAINISAQDIRTGRVLDVMQHALSKTDIQTQQIWLEATERGFMDIDAARATIDQARKMGHAVAIDDFGTGYSSLSYLQGFPLDALKIDKSFVDTIDTNSATSSVTSHIIDMAKTLKLQIVAEGIETQAQADYLLAREVDFGQGWLFAKALPAEAFIAFYKENILQRKPLS
- the oxlT gene encoding oxalate/formate MFS antiporter; protein product: MSGGPALALDKPVSNKRWWQLVVGVVCMIATANIQYAWTLFVPEIQQEFGWKRAEIQITFTIFVLVQTWLAPIEGYFIDKLGPRLMVAFGALFIGFAWYLNSQATSLTGFYVGAVFGGIGVGSIYATCINNALKWFPDRRGLAVGLTAGGYGAGSAATILPIAAMIESSGFQETFLFFGILQGGLAFIAAWFLRSPAKGEVSASSKLAQATRDYTLKEALNTKLFWLMFFMFICVVTGGMMAVAQLGVIASDLGVKEFEVDLHFFVMAALPLALMLDRIMNGISRPLFGWISDNIGREKTMVIAFTLEGFGIIALGYFGHNPWAFLILSGVVFLAWGEVYSLFSALAGDAFGTKHIGKIYGVLYTAKGIGALFVPVGNLMMEATGTWSTVLYTVACMDITAAILAIVALRPTLAKHVAHSKDLLAKENAAAASGGAPSPAHA
- the cls gene encoding cardiolipin synthase, with the protein product MSHVPLGLISIVILLLHAAGILAAAHALMHTRTPQGAVAWVFGLILLPYFTLLPYLFLGSKHFSGYAELHQSRQARKRTLTDANCQALSRQHPPHPDAQRYAAISAMLGVPFLSGHHLRLLINGATTFDAIFAAIAAAEHYVLVQFFVIHDDELGRRLQAALLERAAAGARVYLLYDGVGSHALPNSYAAILRAGGVQVHPFATRRWKNRLQLNFRNHRKVVVVDGWRGFVGGLNVGDEYLGKKPPLSPWRDTHMELQGPAVADLQMAFDENWHWITGEQLQLLAPRVTDGPATSLIAATGPADEQETCSLFFVQLIHAARERIWLSTPYLVPDSALNAALQLAVFRGVDVRILIPSRPDHRTVYMASTLYAHESVRAGIRVFRYQPGFVHQKVMLIDDDTAVVGSMNLDNRSLRLNFEISALNVDEAFAGEVEAMLRKDFEQAVEIGGNDYAHLPYLYRVAIHVARLFSPVL